Proteins co-encoded in one Corynebacterium tuberculostearicum genomic window:
- a CDS encoding MBL fold metallo-hydrolase — MTNELQLHQISVSEMDNNCYLLQAGKEGLLIDAADNAPAILDMAREAGVKITAVLTTHRHWDHVRALEEVLSGTDATHYASFLDSPAIPANVDVELRDGDTIDFASLPLPVRILRGHTPGGAALIATVEGITNLFVGDSLFPGGLGKTTSEGDFVRLYKDVTGRIFDEFPDNAIVRPGHGKPTTLGEERPKLGDWWERRW, encoded by the coding sequence ATGACTAACGAGCTTCAGCTACATCAGATTTCCGTATCCGAAATGGACAATAACTGCTACCTTCTCCAAGCAGGCAAGGAAGGCTTGCTTATCGACGCCGCCGATAACGCCCCCGCCATCTTGGACATGGCCCGCGAGGCTGGGGTAAAGATCACCGCCGTGCTCACCACCCATCGCCATTGGGATCATGTGCGCGCGCTTGAAGAGGTCCTCTCCGGAACCGATGCCACCCACTACGCCTCCTTTCTGGACTCCCCAGCCATTCCGGCCAACGTGGACGTGGAGCTGCGCGACGGCGATACCATTGACTTCGCAAGTCTCCCTCTGCCCGTTCGCATCTTGCGCGGCCACACTCCAGGAGGGGCTGCTCTGATTGCCACTGTTGAAGGCATCACCAACCTCTTCGTGGGCGATTCCCTCTTCCCTGGCGGGCTGGGCAAAACCACCTCCGAAGGAGACTTTGTCCGCTTGTATAAGGATGTAACAGGACGCATTTTTGATGAGTTCCCAGACAACGCCATTGTGCGTCCCGGCCACGGCAAGCCCACGACCTTGGGGGAGGAACGCCCCAAGCTGGGTGACTGGTGGGAACGCCGCTGGTGA
- a CDS encoding DoxX family protein — MIRKLARPMLASVFVWEGVDNLRNASEHVKETEGFLKTVRKAVPSEYQGYIPNDPELVTRAIGGAKVGAGSTLALGKAPRTSAAVLAAATLPNLIAKNNFWAAGNKEEKEARRNGFITNTALLGALFITTQDTEGKPSMRWRAQKAGKRTNKKIQQALPTKSESEQKREELSARANELSTKAGDWFNETSAKAQAYVDDNKDDWQSTGRGLLDTAKSYVDDAKTYVEDNKDDWQESGRGLLGNARSFIEDSVDNAKSYVEDNKGDWLEAAQANRETARTGAIKAATKAQARADKAVAKLEGAKSKHATKKASKRADKLQEEANKKIEAAIKKLEKRNK; from the coding sequence ATGATTCGCAAGCTTGCCCGCCCCATGCTGGCATCCGTTTTTGTATGGGAAGGCGTAGATAATCTGCGCAACGCGTCCGAGCACGTGAAGGAGACTGAAGGCTTCCTCAAGACCGTGCGCAAGGCCGTTCCTTCTGAGTACCAGGGCTATATCCCTAATGACCCAGAACTAGTTACCCGCGCCATCGGCGGCGCGAAGGTCGGCGCCGGATCCACCTTGGCTCTGGGCAAGGCACCGCGCACCTCCGCTGCGGTTCTGGCTGCCGCTACCCTGCCTAACCTGATTGCTAAGAATAATTTCTGGGCTGCTGGCAATAAGGAAGAAAAGGAAGCCCGCCGCAACGGCTTCATTACCAACACTGCCCTGCTCGGTGCCCTATTTATCACCACCCAAGACACCGAGGGAAAGCCTTCCATGCGCTGGCGCGCGCAGAAAGCAGGCAAGCGCACGAACAAGAAGATTCAGCAGGCTCTGCCAACCAAGTCCGAGTCTGAGCAAAAGCGTGAAGAGCTTTCTGCACGAGCTAACGAACTGTCCACCAAGGCCGGCGACTGGTTCAATGAAACCTCCGCTAAGGCACAGGCCTATGTAGATGACAACAAGGATGACTGGCAGTCCACTGGCCGTGGCTTGCTAGACACTGCAAAGTCTTATGTGGACGATGCCAAGACCTATGTGGAAGACAACAAGGACGACTGGCAGGAGTCCGGACGCGGTTTGCTGGGCAATGCCAGATCCTTCATTGAAGACTCGGTCGATAACGCCAAGTCCTACGTAGAAGACAACAAAGGTGATTGGCTAGAGGCCGCACAGGCCAATCGCGAGACCGCCCGCACCGGTGCCATCAAGGCAGCTACCAAGGCTCAAGCTCGTGCTGACAAGGCCGTCGCCAAGCTGGAGGGCGCAAAGTCCAAGCACGCAACCAAGAAGGCCTCCAAGCGCGCAGATAAGCTGCAGGAGGAAGCCAATAAGAAGATTGAGGCTGCAATCAAGAAGCTGGAAAAGCGCAATAAGTAG
- a CDS encoding HelD family protein: MNPASKKHAATVGSTEHKAIAAEQEYVDSLFSRLDHEVAAANEKLNEVQANVDPSTPDADALVRRETEYHGLQAKLDRLNVAQMGLVFGRIDIDAPGDNPTPEGFDRRYIGRMGLDAREEDYRTLLLDWRAPMARPFYLATTAQPEGVSTRRQIRTKGRTVTGIHDEVLSGPGVREEEAGVASESALYHAMQRARTGHMASIVETIQREQDEIIRDNTRGVMVVEGGPGTGKTAVALHRVAYLLYTHRELLSATGVLIVGPNSSFLDYISRVLPELGETGVVLSTIGGLFPGMDPTHEEDLIAREIKGSAAMVEILSAAVKAYQLLPDAPRELFVDGLSLSVTPGMVKSARTRARRSRKPHNEARGAFIEHFVEDLAQQMAEKVGTDPLGGNNLLSRADIDQFHDDLAENVGVIALVDEYWPELHPTDVLAELLTSRERIAVAAWGYDEETQEALYRADGRAWADSDAALLDELAVLIGMPNPEEKKAAYDAAWREQVADAEDALDILSSSESTDNDDDMFEAEILSAHDVIDAETLAHRQEVRDKRTTAQRAREDHTWAYGHIIVDEAQELTPMEWRMLFRRCPSRWMTLVGDTSQTGSPAGVDDWGEALEPFVAQRFRHHFLTVNYRTPQPITELANDVLEMINPEATPATSIRDGGPVRRIKEGDYAPGVYTEEDGRLTAVIDAASAENYKGLEFDHVVVLDPQRIVDSSPQGLQNLYVCITRATQTLTLVGNCGEVL; the protein is encoded by the coding sequence GTGAACCCAGCATCCAAAAAGCACGCGGCAACTGTAGGCTCCACCGAGCACAAAGCCATCGCCGCAGAGCAAGAATATGTGGACAGCCTATTCTCCCGGCTCGACCATGAGGTGGCAGCGGCCAATGAGAAGCTTAATGAGGTGCAAGCGAATGTAGATCCTTCCACCCCAGACGCGGATGCTTTAGTGCGCCGCGAAACCGAATACCACGGGTTACAGGCCAAGCTAGACCGCCTCAACGTTGCCCAAATGGGTCTGGTCTTTGGGCGCATTGACATTGACGCCCCTGGCGATAACCCCACCCCGGAGGGATTCGATCGCCGCTATATCGGGCGCATGGGATTAGATGCACGTGAGGAGGACTATCGCACGCTGCTCTTGGACTGGCGAGCCCCAATGGCACGCCCATTTTATTTAGCCACTACTGCCCAACCAGAAGGTGTCAGCACCCGCCGCCAAATCCGCACCAAAGGGCGCACGGTCACCGGGATACATGATGAAGTGCTATCTGGCCCCGGTGTGCGGGAAGAAGAGGCGGGAGTAGCCAGTGAATCTGCGCTCTACCACGCCATGCAGCGTGCTCGCACTGGGCACATGGCATCCATCGTCGAGACCATCCAGCGGGAGCAGGACGAAATTATCCGCGATAACACCCGCGGCGTGATGGTAGTAGAGGGTGGGCCTGGTACTGGCAAGACCGCCGTCGCATTGCACCGAGTGGCCTACCTGCTCTATACCCACCGCGAACTTCTATCTGCCACCGGCGTTCTTATCGTTGGCCCCAATAGCAGCTTCTTGGACTATATTTCACGCGTGCTGCCAGAGCTTGGTGAGACCGGCGTGGTGCTGTCAACCATTGGTGGCCTGTTCCCCGGAATGGACCCAACTCACGAAGAAGACCTCATAGCTCGCGAAATCAAAGGCAGTGCAGCCATGGTAGAGATACTCTCCGCTGCAGTTAAGGCCTATCAGCTGCTTCCCGATGCCCCTCGCGAACTCTTCGTTGATGGGCTCAGCTTGAGCGTTACCCCCGGCATGGTCAAAAGCGCACGTACTAGGGCACGCCGCTCGCGCAAGCCGCATAATGAAGCGCGAGGAGCTTTTATCGAGCACTTCGTCGAAGACCTCGCCCAGCAGATGGCTGAAAAGGTAGGAACCGATCCGCTCGGGGGGAACAACCTGCTATCCCGCGCCGATATCGACCAGTTCCACGATGACCTTGCTGAGAATGTGGGGGTTATCGCTTTGGTCGATGAGTATTGGCCCGAGCTTCATCCCACCGACGTTCTTGCGGAGCTATTGACCTCCCGCGAGCGCATTGCGGTTGCCGCCTGGGGTTATGACGAAGAAACTCAGGAGGCCCTCTACCGCGCCGATGGACGGGCCTGGGCCGATTCGGATGCTGCCCTCCTGGATGAACTAGCCGTTCTTATCGGAATGCCCAATCCTGAGGAGAAGAAGGCGGCTTATGATGCAGCTTGGCGCGAACAAGTGGCGGACGCGGAAGATGCCCTCGACATCCTTTCCTCTTCGGAGTCCACCGATAACGACGATGACATGTTTGAAGCCGAGATCCTTTCGGCTCACGATGTCATCGATGCCGAAACCCTAGCTCACCGGCAAGAGGTGCGCGATAAGCGGACGACCGCCCAACGCGCGCGCGAGGATCATACGTGGGCATACGGGCACATCATTGTGGACGAGGCCCAAGAACTAACGCCGATGGAATGGCGGATGCTCTTCCGGCGTTGTCCATCCCGGTGGATGACTTTGGTGGGAGATACCTCCCAGACCGGTTCCCCGGCTGGTGTGGATGACTGGGGCGAAGCTTTGGAGCCGTTTGTGGCGCAGCGTTTCCGGCACCATTTTCTCACCGTCAACTACCGCACGCCGCAACCGATCACCGAGCTAGCCAATGACGTACTGGAGATGATTAATCCCGAGGCCACTCCGGCTACTTCCATCCGGGATGGAGGACCGGTGCGCAGGATCAAGGAAGGAGACTACGCCCCGGGCGTATATACCGAAGAAGACGGCAGGCTCACAGCGGTTATCGACGCCGCCTCAGCAGAGAACTACAAAGGCCTCGAGTTTGACCACGTGGTAGTACTAGACCCGCAGCGCATTGTGGATTCCTCTCC